In one Dehalococcoidia bacterium genomic region, the following are encoded:
- a CDS encoding phage holin family protein, with amino-acid sequence MAHEHRPPGPVWSIIIRLAVNADALCTAAWLIPGIHLDGWKAIVIAALIFGLINTFIKPLISIVTCLFQVLTLGLFTFVINAGMLYLTSWLTQQLDLTFTIDNFWSALVGAVIVSVVSFILTKILP; translated from the coding sequence ATGGCACATGAGCATCGCCCACCTGGGCCTGTCTGGAGTATCATCATCCGCCTCGCAGTGAATGCGGACGCTCTTTGTACGGCCGCATGGTTGATACCGGGCATCCATCTTGATGGATGGAAAGCTATCGTTATCGCTGCCCTCATCTTTGGCCTGATCAACACGTTCATTAAGCCTTTGATCTCAATTGTCACCTGTCTGTTTCAAGTCCTTACCCTGGGATTGTTCACTTTCGTCATCAACGCCGGTATGTTGTACCTGACATCGTGGTTAACCCAGCAGCTGGACTTGACTTTCACCATCGATAATTTCTGGTCGGCTCTGGTGGGCGCTGTCATCGTCAGTGTAGTCAGCTTCATTCTCACCAAGATTCTGCCATAA
- a CDS encoding FAD-dependent oxidoreductase — protein sequence MTTRVVVIGGNIEGVQAALDVANCRIEVSLIEQSPSLQQLHDEEESVLLRPKLLEAARHPNIRIFTGVDIEQTEGEKGSFRIKASQSPRYVKAEDCTSCGRCQLACPVNLSSPHERDIHKAIHRPDSGLKSVPSTCLVDKNGVPPCTAACPAGVNVQGYVALISKGKHKEALALIREAVPFPHILGRICTHPCETACTRGKIDQPIGIASLKRYLADMEPAQFAPLSSEAEPFLSTGRVAIIGAGPAGLTCARDLFRMGHMSTIFESLPMAGGMLAVGMPRFRLPREVREAEVKGITDLGIEIRTSTPIGKNLTITDLRHQGYDAIFLAIGCHVGLKVGIPGEDLEGVATGVTFLRALRLKSPVRMGHKLVVIGGGYTGIDVARAAVRMHCYKVHIIEKYTLNEVSATPAEVLETTEEGVKIQFLTSALRIIGENGRVVGVECQRFKVEGIVENGRPWLVPIEGSEFIIEADTVVVAIGQSPDLSFFKDVVDTDRGVIKVDPLTLSTNVPGIFAGGDAATGPKSVVDAVAGGRRAAVSIDRYLRGEDIRAGRTLARPTPVEVNLSQMDVPPGKRRRIPVLPIRKRVKNFEEVETGYTTFMAIREAERCLNCGGCSECMECVKACELEAIDHRLPARKIQFEAEAVVYATNGDGVVPDKPSEPGIYTLGNASKDGIIAERLTRASAIAGRVVTDLGNYGSIVNEAPGSMLAESPRTASQLSLPSEPRVGVFACRCGGSISESVDIPTLVAHFSGRSGVTYAHQIGYACSDEGALEIRNHARQNDLTHVVVAACPCCALDQICFSCSDRRMECKEKLLGPSSSDGLCYEFVNIREHCAWVHDDEPEIALEKAKALIRAGIARAQEGLPSANLVKEVKRSVVIIGSGLGGLQAASDLSQQGFQTTLIPGDFAKDAMMTETSASLLAELKRNSGRILEDGRAEDVQGSVGDFRILVERQGKLLSLNAGVVVIDLSAKGSMRLPEMLESAGNGSWSELDQAASRIPGIFLCGTDHATASLQGAAAASKASALLRKGHMQMVQTIATVDPLVCRGCGTCAAICEFGAPSLSEQSDGISVSQIDAALCRGCGTCAAHCPSNAITQNGFSDRQMACALEAMLTG from the coding sequence GTGACAACGCGTGTTGTGGTTATTGGCGGTAACATCGAAGGGGTGCAAGCGGCCCTGGATGTGGCCAACTGTAGAATAGAAGTCAGCCTGATTGAGCAATCCCCATCATTGCAGCAACTGCATGACGAGGAAGAGTCTGTATTGCTCCGTCCTAAGCTTCTGGAAGCAGCCCGTCACCCCAATATCCGTATCTTTACGGGCGTGGATATCGAGCAAACGGAAGGGGAAAAGGGCTCATTCCGAATAAAGGCATCCCAATCCCCGAGATATGTCAAAGCGGAAGATTGCACAAGCTGCGGGCGATGTCAGCTGGCTTGCCCAGTGAATTTATCTTCGCCACATGAAAGGGATATTCACAAGGCCATCCATCGTCCCGACTCGGGCTTGAAATCCGTGCCCTCAACCTGCCTCGTGGACAAAAACGGCGTACCGCCGTGTACCGCCGCTTGCCCCGCCGGGGTTAATGTTCAGGGATACGTGGCCCTGATCTCCAAGGGCAAGCATAAAGAGGCTCTGGCCCTAATCAGGGAGGCGGTCCCGTTCCCTCACATCCTGGGCCGGATATGCACCCATCCCTGCGAGACCGCATGCACCCGGGGAAAGATCGATCAGCCGATAGGCATTGCTTCACTCAAGCGATACCTCGCGGATATGGAACCTGCTCAGTTCGCCCCTCTCTCCTCCGAAGCGGAGCCATTTTTAAGCACAGGCCGAGTGGCCATCATCGGGGCCGGACCGGCAGGATTGACCTGCGCCCGCGATCTGTTTCGCATGGGCCATATGTCCACCATTTTCGAATCCCTCCCGATGGCTGGCGGCATGTTAGCTGTTGGCATGCCGCGGTTCCGGCTGCCCCGTGAAGTTCGAGAGGCTGAAGTCAAAGGCATCACCGACCTGGGAATTGAAATCAGGACGTCCACGCCCATTGGAAAGAACCTCACAATAACCGATTTGCGCCATCAGGGATACGACGCCATCTTTCTGGCCATCGGATGCCACGTTGGACTGAAGGTGGGAATACCGGGTGAAGACCTGGAAGGCGTAGCCACCGGCGTGACTTTCCTCCGAGCATTGCGGCTGAAGTCGCCCGTCCGAATGGGCCACAAGCTGGTCGTCATCGGCGGGGGATACACCGGCATCGACGTGGCCCGCGCTGCCGTCCGCATGCACTGCTACAAAGTACATATCATCGAAAAATATACGCTGAACGAAGTCTCCGCTACTCCGGCCGAGGTGTTGGAGACAACCGAGGAAGGCGTTAAAATTCAATTCTTGACTTCTGCCCTCAGAATTATCGGTGAAAACGGCCGGGTGGTGGGCGTAGAATGCCAGCGCTTTAAAGTGGAGGGCATCGTTGAGAATGGGCGTCCCTGGCTGGTGCCGATTGAGGGATCAGAATTCATTATTGAGGCAGATACCGTTGTCGTCGCCATTGGACAATCGCCGGACCTCTCCTTTTTCAAGGATGTGGTGGATACGGATAGAGGCGTTATTAAAGTCGATCCGCTCACCCTGAGCACCAATGTGCCGGGGATATTTGCCGGTGGCGATGCAGCAACCGGGCCAAAATCAGTAGTCGATGCCGTGGCTGGTGGCCGTCGCGCCGCTGTATCTATCGATCGATACTTGCGCGGTGAGGATATAAGAGCCGGGAGAACCCTTGCCCGGCCGACACCCGTCGAGGTAAATTTGAGTCAGATGGATGTACCTCCCGGTAAGCGCCGCCGCATCCCCGTTTTACCCATTAGGAAACGGGTCAAAAACTTCGAAGAGGTGGAGACGGGATACACCACGTTTATGGCGATTAGAGAGGCAGAGCGATGCCTCAACTGCGGCGGATGCAGCGAGTGTATGGAATGCGTGAAAGCCTGCGAACTGGAGGCAATCGATCACAGGCTGCCAGCCCGGAAGATTCAGTTCGAGGCCGAGGCTGTCGTATACGCCACGAACGGAGATGGAGTAGTTCCGGACAAACCCTCTGAGCCAGGCATCTATACACTAGGAAATGCCTCGAAGGACGGGATTATCGCGGAGAGGCTCACACGCGCTTCTGCGATTGCGGGAAGAGTAGTTACCGATCTAGGCAATTATGGTTCAATTGTCAATGAAGCCCCTGGATCAATGCTTGCAGAGAGCCCTAGAACCGCCAGTCAGCTTTCCCTCCCCAGCGAGCCGAGAGTCGGCGTTTTTGCCTGCCGTTGCGGCGGCAGTATCAGCGAGAGTGTTGATATTCCCACACTGGTTGCCCACTTCTCGGGAAGAAGCGGAGTGACATATGCCCATCAGATCGGGTACGCCTGCAGCGATGAAGGCGCGCTTGAAATAAGGAATCACGCCAGACAGAATGATCTGACTCATGTGGTCGTAGCCGCTTGTCCCTGCTGTGCCCTCGATCAGATTTGTTTCAGTTGCTCGGATCGCCGGATGGAATGCAAGGAGAAATTGCTGGGACCAAGCTCTTCTGACGGGCTATGTTATGAGTTCGTCAACATTCGGGAGCACTGTGCGTGGGTTCATGACGACGAACCCGAAATAGCACTGGAGAAAGCGAAGGCTTTAATCCGGGCAGGGATTGCCCGAGCACAAGAGGGCCTACCCTCAGCCAATCTGGTGAAGGAAGTCAAGAGATCGGTCGTAATTATCGGCAGTGGTTTGGGTGGACTGCAAGCTGCCTCCGATCTCTCCCAACAAGGGTTCCAAACCACCCTGATACCCGGTGATTTCGCCAAAGACGCGATGATGACAGAAACTTCGGCTTCACTTCTAGCAGAGCTGAAGCGCAACAGCGGAAGGATTCTTGAAGACGGGCGAGCAGAGGATGTGCAGGGTTCGGTCGGAGATTTCCGCATACTGGTTGAGCGCCAGGGAAAACTGCTCAGCCTGAATGCCGGGGTTGTCGTCATTGACCTCAGTGCAAAGGGATCAATGCGGCTGCCGGAGATGCTTGAGAGCGCAGGAAATGGTAGCTGGAGCGAGTTAGATCAAGCGGCAAGCCGCATCCCCGGGATTTTCCTGTGCGGCACCGATCACGCCACTGCCAGCTTGCAAGGAGCGGCGGCAGCCAGCAAGGCTTCCGCCCTGCTACGCAAGGGACATATGCAAATGGTGCAGACCATTGCAACAGTCGATCCGCTTGTCTGCCGCGGCTGCGGAACCTGTGCGGCGATTTGCGAGTTCGGAGCGCCTTCGCTCAGCGAACAGTCTGATGGCATTTCTGTCTCGCAAATCGATGCGGCTCTATGCCGCGGCTGTGGAACCTGTGCAGCGCACTGCCCCTCCAATGCCATCACTCAGAACGGCTTCAGCGATCGTCAAATGGCTTGCGCGCTCGAAGCGATGCTCACCGGGTAA
- a CDS encoding MOSC domain-containing protein: MARIIAVCRSNTKGVPKEPISQGVIELGGLQGDAHADCSTHRQVSLLAIESIEKMRKLGMDLKPGDFAENLTTEGINLAALAPGTRITVGKEVVLEITQIGKECHSGCAIMKQIGKCIMPKEGVFARVITEGIVKAGDAIESV; the protein is encoded by the coding sequence ATGGCCAGGATAATCGCAGTGTGCCGCAGCAACACCAAAGGCGTTCCCAAAGAGCCGATCTCTCAGGGGGTCATCGAACTCGGCGGACTTCAGGGAGACGCCCACGCCGATTGCAGTACCCATCGTCAGGTAAGCCTGCTGGCCATCGAGAGCATCGAGAAGATGAGAAAGCTGGGCATGGATTTGAAGCCAGGGGATTTCGCCGAGAACCTCACCACCGAAGGAATAAACCTTGCGGCACTTGCTCCAGGCACACGAATCACTGTGGGGAAGGAGGTCGTTCTGGAAATCACCCAGATCGGCAAGGAGTGCCACTCCGGTTGTGCTATCATGAAACAGATAGGGAAGTGTATAATGCCAAAGGAGGGGGTTTTTGCCCGGGTTATCACGGAAGGAATCGTAAAGGCAGGAGATGCAATAGAATCCGTGTAG
- a CDS encoding PEP/pyruvate-binding domain-containing protein produces MGTATIHSGIEALDEVLQGIRLGDNDLFRLRLQLTRDSAISHDGFQEVEQRFLASHFSEAIQEQFRSMLDYYGQAPIIVRSSSLLEDSFGNAFAGKYRSIFSANQGDPEIRLASFIHAVKLVYASALNPNALSYRRKRGLSENDEQMAILVQRVSGMPYRNYFFPAMAGVALSHNLFAWNDVIDPRKGIIRLVFGLGTRAVERVGSDYPRMVAISHPHLRPEVGSKVAKYSQHQVDLLDLQANQFESLSLSDVLDDKTYPNLHLMVSVMRDGYPYGPVTIQVDGQPDHMVLTFNNLLRRTDLVSFMGEMLTRLEEAYGQPVEVEFTASVDAQEHVRVNLLQCRPLFSPSSLGRIQIPTRLERRQILFRCNRMICGGTVKQIGYILYIDPQKYNAISSMETKKALGRLVGQINRHAAIKSSKIMMMGPGGGGSSNINLGINVSYADIDNAAVLVEMALEEAGHVPEVSYGTHFFLDLVESQIIYLPLYPDDAAAEFQSEFFRKAPNTLSQLLPDAADYESVLHLIDVPRATDGVFAQVIADPQHHQAVCFLDKV; encoded by the coding sequence ATGGGCACCGCCACAATCCACAGCGGGATCGAAGCCCTGGATGAAGTCCTGCAGGGAATTCGTCTGGGCGATAACGACCTCTTCCGGCTTCGCCTGCAATTGACCCGCGATTCGGCTATTTCCCATGATGGGTTTCAAGAGGTAGAGCAGCGTTTCCTGGCCAGTCACTTCTCAGAGGCCATCCAGGAACAATTTCGTTCCATGCTTGACTACTATGGGCAAGCACCGATCATCGTGCGATCAAGCAGCTTGTTGGAAGACAGTTTCGGCAATGCGTTTGCAGGTAAATACCGCAGCATCTTCAGCGCCAACCAGGGGGACCCCGAGATCCGGCTGGCTTCGTTTATACACGCCGTCAAACTGGTTTATGCCAGCGCGCTCAATCCCAACGCTCTTTCCTATCGCCGAAAACGGGGCTTGAGCGAAAACGATGAGCAGATGGCCATACTCGTTCAGCGAGTTTCAGGCATGCCGTACCGAAACTATTTCTTTCCTGCCATGGCCGGGGTTGCGCTATCTCACAACCTCTTCGCCTGGAATGACGTCATAGATCCTCGCAAGGGCATCATCCGCCTGGTTTTCGGATTAGGCACCCGCGCTGTGGAGCGCGTGGGATCGGATTACCCCCGCATGGTGGCCATCAGCCATCCCCATCTGCGTCCGGAGGTGGGATCGAAGGTGGCCAAGTATTCTCAACATCAGGTCGATCTCCTTGACCTGCAGGCAAACCAGTTCGAGAGCCTCTCATTGAGTGACGTGCTGGATGATAAGACTTATCCCAATCTCCATCTTATGGTCTCCGTTATGCGCGATGGCTATCCTTATGGCCCTGTCACTATTCAGGTTGACGGCCAGCCGGACCACATGGTGCTCACCTTCAACAATCTGCTCCGCCGAACGGACTTAGTATCCTTCATGGGAGAGATGCTGACCAGACTGGAGGAGGCATACGGACAACCAGTGGAGGTGGAATTCACCGCCTCAGTAGACGCACAGGAGCACGTGCGAGTCAATCTGCTTCAATGCCGCCCCCTCTTTTCCCCAAGCTCGCTGGGAAGAATACAAATACCCACCCGCCTGGAACGCCGACAGATTCTGTTTCGATGCAATCGCATGATCTGTGGCGGGACCGTAAAGCAAATCGGCTACATCCTTTATATCGACCCCCAGAAGTACAATGCCATTTCTTCGATGGAAACAAAGAAGGCTCTGGGGCGACTGGTGGGACAAATCAATCGCCACGCCGCCATCAAAAGCAGCAAGATCATGATGATGGGGCCGGGCGGAGGGGGGAGCAGCAACATCAACCTGGGCATCAATGTCAGTTATGCCGATATCGATAACGCGGCGGTGCTGGTGGAAATGGCGCTGGAAGAAGCGGGCCACGTCCCTGAGGTTTCCTACGGAACACACTTCTTTCTGGACCTGGTGGAATCGCAAATCATCTATTTGCCCTTGTATCCTGACGACGCGGCAGCGGAGTTTCAGAGTGAATTCTTCCGAAAAGCACCCAACACCCTCAGCCAACTCTTGCCCGATGCTGCTGACTATGAATCAGTCCTCCATCTCATCGATGTGCCCCGGGCAACCGACGGAGTTTTTGCCCAGGTAATTGCCGACCCTCAACACCATCAAGCCGTGTGTTTCCTGGACAAAGTATGA
- a CDS encoding response regulator yields the protein MKLQTTNKTRGAKMESSVMIIGDEEIASSNLASLLEEAGIKVAAACNWTSCLENLREISPSVVIVEEESGSEGWEIASQIRRESDIPIVILGTINSELAWVKAAAHGIDCYLARPFGPTELVARLKSLIRRHESIQQKPQHVGSYEVAS from the coding sequence ATGAAATTGCAGACCACAAACAAGACCAGGGGAGCAAAAATGGAATCAAGCGTGATGATCATCGGCGATGAAGAGATTGCCAGCAGCAATCTTGCCTCGCTTCTCGAAGAAGCGGGCATCAAGGTTGCAGCGGCCTGCAATTGGACCTCGTGCCTTGAGAATCTGCGAGAGATATCACCCAGCGTTGTGATTGTGGAGGAAGAATCAGGTTCGGAAGGATGGGAAATTGCTTCCCAAATCCGCCGTGAATCTGATATCCCCATCGTCATATTGGGCACGATCAATAGTGAATTGGCCTGGGTTAAAGCGGCTGCACATGGCATCGATTGTTATCTGGCAAGGCCCTTCGGACCGACGGAGTTGGTAGCTAGGCTGAAATCTCTCATTCGTCGCCATGAGAGCATCCAGCAGAAACCTCAGCATGTTGGAAGCTATGAAGTGGCTTCTTGA
- the fdhD gene encoding formate dehydrogenase accessory sulfurtransferase FdhD, producing MAEGTEKVSILRITDTERVETDDVVATEFPLTIILNGQELVTMLCSPDKMKYLAIGFLASEGLINTRADIKKVLADERQGIVRVETESATPIDTGAIFKRFITSGCGKGTTFYSVADANKQSKVESKTMISADQVFALMRGFRQRSELFRDTGGVHSAALSDGETILVFSDDVGRHNAVDKIFGECLWEEIPTRDRIILTSGRISSEVLFKTARAAIPIIISKSAPTNIAIRTASNLGITLIGFVRGKRMNIYANSWRISNGQTPQSADNDDAENQTALKY from the coding sequence ATGGCTGAGGGGACTGAAAAAGTATCGATACTCAGGATAACTGATACCGAACGAGTAGAGACGGATGACGTGGTGGCTACGGAATTTCCGCTGACCATCATTCTCAATGGCCAGGAACTGGTGACCATGCTCTGCTCCCCGGACAAGATGAAATACCTGGCAATTGGATTTCTTGCCTCCGAAGGATTGATCAACACCAGGGCGGATATTAAGAAAGTTCTCGCGGATGAGCGCCAGGGGATCGTACGGGTGGAAACGGAGAGCGCGACACCCATCGATACTGGGGCCATCTTCAAAAGGTTCATCACTTCGGGTTGCGGAAAGGGGACCACTTTTTACTCAGTGGCCGATGCTAACAAACAGTCAAAAGTCGAATCGAAGACCATGATTTCCGCAGATCAAGTCTTCGCGCTGATGAGGGGATTCCGACAACGCTCCGAACTTTTCAGAGACACCGGTGGGGTTCACTCTGCCGCCCTCTCCGATGGAGAGACCATTCTTGTCTTCAGCGATGATGTGGGTAGGCACAATGCCGTCGATAAAATATTCGGCGAATGTCTCTGGGAGGAAATTCCAACCCGGGACCGAATCATCCTTACAAGCGGCCGAATATCTTCCGAGGTATTATTCAAAACGGCAAGAGCGGCGATTCCCATTATCATCTCCAAATCTGCTCCCACCAATATCGCCATACGCACCGCCTCGAATCTTGGGATTACGCTCATTGGCTTTGTCAGAGGCAAGCGAATGAATATCTATGCCAATAGCTGGCGAATATCGAATGGCCAAACGCCACAAAGCGCTGACAACGATGATGCTGAGAATCAAACAGCGCTGAAATATTGA
- a CDS encoding zf-HC2 domain-containing protein, translating to MKCDRAKEGFQNYIEGVLTGRDLLALEDHLRSCPDCRQELDSLTQLDARLRQEVPSYWQSIEPSEGFMARLKQIEIEPKPAPAFKPFEGLSALWGKHRTALAAGLAVCMVIVLALSVPQFLSSGDDDESEIVSKNLTQGESATSTNDRMLTDTGALGGDAGAPGPDGTSALVTLSPSVSASGSGFTIPSTTLPPEASPAINYTAEQALALEIALADPNVQQALRNRGGEDIQMFSVIDFDCTGTTVVLESEKADPQEPPLYILACVNLDDGKVIDFVLAPNELPATIPEPPTTPTPSPLFPEPSQ from the coding sequence ATGAAATGCGATAGAGCCAAGGAAGGATTTCAGAACTATATAGAAGGGGTGCTCACCGGAAGGGATCTTCTGGCACTCGAAGACCATCTCCGAAGCTGTCCGGATTGCCGCCAGGAACTGGACAGCTTGACGCAATTGGATGCTCGTCTAAGGCAAGAAGTTCCCTCATATTGGCAGAGCATCGAGCCTTCTGAAGGGTTCATGGCGCGGCTCAAACAGATTGAGATAGAACCCAAACCGGCTCCTGCCTTCAAGCCATTCGAGGGACTTTCAGCCCTGTGGGGCAAACACCGCACGGCATTAGCAGCAGGGCTAGCCGTCTGCATGGTAATCGTTCTGGCTCTGAGTGTTCCACAGTTTTTATCCTCGGGTGATGATGACGAATCCGAAATCGTCTCAAAGAATCTTACGCAAGGTGAATCAGCTACGAGCACCAATGATCGAATGCTCACGGACACAGGCGCATTAGGGGGGGATGCCGGAGCGCCTGGACCAGACGGAACTTCAGCATTGGTAACTCTTTCCCCTTCCGTGAGTGCCTCTGGCAGTGGGTTCACGATACCGTCGACAACACTGCCCCCAGAAGCGTCTCCCGCAATCAATTACACTGCCGAACAAGCATTGGCCTTAGAGATTGCTCTAGCGGATCCGAATGTCCAACAAGCTCTCCGAAACCGGGGGGGCGAAGATATCCAAATGTTTAGCGTCATAGATTTTGATTGCACCGGGACTACAGTAGTCCTGGAAAGCGAAAAGGCTGATCCCCAAGAACCTCCACTCTATATCCTTGCCTGTGTAAACCTGGATGATGGCAAGGTAATTGACTTTGTGTTGGCCCCCAACGAACTTCCTGCCACAATACCCGAACCCCCTACTACACCCACACCTTCACCGCTCTTCCCGGAACCATCCCAGTAA
- a CDS encoding RNA polymerase sigma factor — MDNDIIQAEIALVHHAKMGDREAFGQLMENHAPRAYRLAFTILQNQSDAEDVVQEAFITAYKSISKLEKEGSFVSWLSRIVTTRAYDLLRKKHRNNKTIEESTSQFKMELSQGITNRRETSHDFDLDLREAIKRLPETHRVVVMLRYSEDATTDEIAVTLNRPAGTIRRILSESYGLLRLYLQRDDNP; from the coding sequence TTGGACAATGACATCATCCAAGCAGAAATAGCCCTTGTTCACCACGCTAAAATGGGTGACAGGGAAGCGTTCGGACAGCTCATGGAAAATCATGCGCCCCGAGCCTATCGCCTCGCGTTCACCATTCTACAGAACCAGAGCGACGCTGAGGATGTGGTGCAAGAAGCATTTATCACGGCATATAAATCGATCAGTAAGCTGGAAAAGGAAGGCTCCTTCGTTTCATGGCTCAGCCGCATCGTTACCACCAGGGCTTACGATCTTCTGCGAAAAAAGCACCGGAATAATAAGACGATTGAAGAATCGACTTCCCAATTCAAGATGGAGCTTTCTCAAGGTATCACCAACCGCCGAGAGACCTCTCACGATTTCGATCTAGACCTTCGTGAAGCCATCAAAAGGCTGCCGGAAACTCATCGGGTGGTTGTCATGCTGCGCTACTCCGAGGATGCCACCACTGACGAAATCGCCGTTACGCTGAATCGCCCGGCGGGGACTATCCGCAGAATACTGAGCGAATCATACGGCTTGTTACGTCTTTATCTACAGAGGGACGATAATCCATGA